The following are encoded in a window of Pangasianodon hypophthalmus isolate fPanHyp1 chromosome 14, fPanHyp1.pri, whole genome shotgun sequence genomic DNA:
- the ywhae1 gene encoding tyrosine 3-monooxygenase/tryptophan 5-monooxygenase activation protein, epsilon polypeptide 1 isoform X2 → MANREDLVYQAKLAEQAERYDEMVESMKKVAGMDVELTVEERNLLSVAYKNVIGARRASWRIISSIEQKEENKGGEDKLKMIREYRQTVETELKSICNDILDVLDKHLIPAANSGESKVFYYKMKGDYHRYLAEFATGNDRKEAAENSLVAYKAASDIAMTDLQPTHPIRLGLALNFSVFYYEILNSPDRACRLAKAAFDDAIAELDTLSEESYKDSTLIMQLLRDNLTLWTSDMQGDDS, encoded by the exons ATGGCTAACCGGGAGGATTTAGTATATCAAGCTAAGCTTGCTGAACAAGCAGAGAGATATGACG aAATGGTTGAGTCCATGAAGAAGGTGGCTGGGATGGATGTCGAGCTCACAGTCGAAGAGAGAAACCTGCTGTCGGTGGCCTACAAGAATGTCATTGGAGCCAGAAGAGCATCCTGGAGGATAATTAGCAGCATtgagcagaaagaagaaaacaagggTGGAGAGGACAAATTGAAGATGATCCGGGAGTACAGGCAAACA GTTGAGACAGAGCTGAAATCAATTTGCAATGACATCCTCGATGTGCTGGACAAGCACCTAATTCCAGCTGCTAATTCAGGAGAGTCCAAGGTGTTCTACtacaaaat GAAGGGGGACTACCACAGGTATCTCGCTGAGTTTGCCACAGGAAACGACAGGAAGGAGGCTGCAGAAAACAGTTTGGTTGCTTACAAAGCTGCTAGTGATATTGCAATGACAGACCTTCAGCCTACACACCCCATTCGTTTGGGTCTCGCTTTGAACTTCTCCGTATTCTACTATGAAATCCTTAATTCTCCTGACCGTGCGTGCag GTTGGCGAAGGCAGCATTTGATGATGCTATCGCTGAGCTTGACACATTGAGTGAAGAAAGCTACAAGGACTCCACACTCATCATGCAGTTGTTACGTGATAATCTGACACTATGGACTTCAGATATGCAGGGTGATG ATTCCTAA
- the ywhae1 gene encoding tyrosine 3-monooxygenase/tryptophan 5-monooxygenase activation protein, epsilon polypeptide 1 isoform X1, whose product MANREDLVYQAKLAEQAERYDEMVESMKKVAGMDVELTVEERNLLSVAYKNVIGARRASWRIISSIEQKEENKGGEDKLKMIREYRQTVETELKSICNDILDVLDKHLIPAANSGESKVFYYKMKGDYHRYLAEFATGNDRKEAAENSLVAYKAASDIAMTDLQPTHPIRLGLALNFSVFYYEILNSPDRACRLAKAAFDDAIAELDTLSEESYKDSTLIMQLLRDNLTLWTSDMQGDGEEQNKEALQDVEDENQ is encoded by the exons ATGGCTAACCGGGAGGATTTAGTATATCAAGCTAAGCTTGCTGAACAAGCAGAGAGATATGACG aAATGGTTGAGTCCATGAAGAAGGTGGCTGGGATGGATGTCGAGCTCACAGTCGAAGAGAGAAACCTGCTGTCGGTGGCCTACAAGAATGTCATTGGAGCCAGAAGAGCATCCTGGAGGATAATTAGCAGCATtgagcagaaagaagaaaacaagggTGGAGAGGACAAATTGAAGATGATCCGGGAGTACAGGCAAACA GTTGAGACAGAGCTGAAATCAATTTGCAATGACATCCTCGATGTGCTGGACAAGCACCTAATTCCAGCTGCTAATTCAGGAGAGTCCAAGGTGTTCTACtacaaaat GAAGGGGGACTACCACAGGTATCTCGCTGAGTTTGCCACAGGAAACGACAGGAAGGAGGCTGCAGAAAACAGTTTGGTTGCTTACAAAGCTGCTAGTGATATTGCAATGACAGACCTTCAGCCTACACACCCCATTCGTTTGGGTCTCGCTTTGAACTTCTCCGTATTCTACTATGAAATCCTTAATTCTCCTGACCGTGCGTGCag GTTGGCGAAGGCAGCATTTGATGATGCTATCGCTGAGCTTGACACATTGAGTGAAGAAAGCTACAAGGACTCCACACTCATCATGCAGTTGTTACGTGATAATCTGACACTATGGACTTCAGATATGCAGGGTGATG GTGAGGAACAGAATAAAGAGGCGCTGCAAGATGTGGAGGATGAGAACCAGTGA
- the crk gene encoding adapter molecule crk produces the protein MAGHFDAEDRGSWYWGRLSRQEAVSLLQGQRHGVFLVRDSITSPGDYVLSVSENSKVSHYIINSISNSRQSAPGLATSRFRIGDQEFDALPALLEFYKIHYLDTTTLIEPINKAKYSGIGIASTGPGGVPQRLEEEYVRALFDFPGNDDEDLPFRKGDILRVLEKPEEQWWNARNSEGRVGMIPVPYVEKFRPASPTSGTLCGGGTGNVGNSDGHNSQSPPLLGEPGPYAQPTSLPNLQNGPVLARAVQKRVPNAYDKTALALEVGDLVMVTKINVNGQWEGECKGKRGHFPFTHVRLLDQHNPDDDPS, from the exons ATGGCCGGACACTTCGACGCGGAGGACCGGGGAAGCTGGTACTGGGGCAGACTTAGCCGACAAGAGGCCGTGTCCCTGCTGCAGGGACAGAGACATGGCGTCTTTTTAGTGCGGGACTCTATCACCAGCCCCGGAGACTATGTGCTATCCGTGTCAGAAAACTCTAAAGTCTCTCATTATATCATCAACAGCATCAGCAACAGCCGGCAGTCCGCTCCGG GCCTGGCTACTTCTCGCTTTCGTATTGGAGACCAGGAATTTGATGCACTACCTGCCCTGCTGGAGTTTTATAAGATACACTACCTGGACACCACCACTCTGATCGAGCCCATCAACAAAGCCAAGTACTCGGGGATTGGTATCGCCAGCACGGGGCCAGGAGGAGTTCCCCAGAGGCTTGAGGAGGAATATGTCCGTGCTCTGTTCGACTTCCCTGGCAATGACGACGAGGACCTGCCCTTTCGAAAAGGTGATATCCTGCGGGTTTTGGAGAAGCCTGAAGAGCAGTGGTGGAACGCACGGAATTCAGAAGGCCGTGTGGGTATGATTCCTGTGCCGTATGTGGAGAAATTCCGGCCAGCTTCTCCCACGTCAGGGACCCTGTGCGGTGGAGGAACAGGCAATGTGGGGAATTCAGATGGCCACAATTCCCAATCCCCTCCTCTGCTCGGTGAGCCAGGCCCGTACGCCCAGCCCACGTCTTTACCCAACCTGCAAAATGGGCCCGTGTTGGCCAGAGCGGTTCAGAAAAGAGTTCCCAATGCCTATGATAAGACAGCTCTTGCTTTAGAG GTTGGCGACTTGGTAATGGTGACAAAGATCAACGTGAACGGGCAATGGGAGGGCGAGTGCAAGGGAAAGAGAGGCCATTTTCCCTTCACGCACGTGCGCTTACTGGATCAGCACAACCCCGATGACGACCCGAGCTGA